The Gambusia affinis linkage group LG11, SWU_Gaff_1.0, whole genome shotgun sequence genome contains a region encoding:
- the si:ch211-39i22.1 gene encoding E3 ubiquitin-protein ligase RNF12-B isoform X1: MMSYLWILLLGSLLASHANAQAVAPESEETVTEPADSGVDGEDDGAAKTDDLEPTSEPEPAADPEPAADPEPEADPEPAADPEPAADPEPAADPEPTAVPEPAADPEPTAVPEPAADPEPTAVPEPAADPEPEPTAVKEPAADPEPEPTAVPEPTADPEPVATTENANLEEVSETSTAPSAGVTTPAALTEDGSGAVTIAAGTEPGPSSVAAETKPSDTPQVFSDADVEESEQTTPVPEDTDTTAEPSMPEVEEELKKEGTLTLQTEKIIEGRKIFNEVGAEIGASTEDTDDSKPKSSKNLAAILSGIIVSAVGAVTGYFTYQKKKLCFKKNQEPDLEGGADKPAAAEAKSEPHEQNTLLENSNQQPSD; this comes from the exons ATGATGTCATACCTGTGGATTCTGCTATTAGGGAGCCTGCTGGCCTCACACGCCAACGCGCAAG CGGTTGCTCCAGAGTCGGAAGAAACTGTAACAGAACCAGCAGATTCAGGAGTTGATGGAGAAGATGATGGCGCAGCAAAGAca GATGACCTTGAGCCAACGTCAGAGCCTGAACCAGCAGCTGACCCTGAACCAGCAGCTGACCCTGAACCAGAAGCTGACCCTGAACCGGCAGCGGACCCTGAACCAGCAGCGGACCCTGAACCAGCAGCTGACCCTGAACCAACAGCAgttccagaaccagcagctgacCCTGAACCAACAGCAgttccagaaccagcagctgacCCTGAACCAACAGCAgttccagaaccagcagctgacCCTGAGCCTGAGCCAACAGCAGTTAAAGAACCAGCAGCTGACCCTGAGCCTGAGCCAACAGCAGTTCCAGAACCAACAGCTGACCCTGAGCCAGTGGCTACAACTGAGAATGCAAATTTGGAAGAAGTGTCAGAGACATCTACAGCACCGTCTGCAGGTGTGACGACCCCAGCAGCACTTACAGAAGATGGCTCTGGAGCAGTTACAATTGCTGCTGGCACAGAACCTGGACCTTCCTCAGTGGCTGCTGAAACTAAACCATCTGACACACCACAAg TTTTCTCAGATGCTGACGTGGAAGAGTCTGAACAAACAACTCCTGTACCTGAGGATACTGACACAACTGCTGAACCCTCTATG ccTGAAGTAGAAGAAGAGCTCAAAAAGGAAGGAACCCTTACtctgcagacagagaaaataa TTGAAGGCCGAAAGATTTTTAAcgaag taGGTGCAGAGATTGGTGCCAGTACAGAAG ATACAGACGATTCCAAACCTAAAA GCTCTAAAAATTTAGCAGCAATCCTGTCTGGAATCATTGTGTCTGCAGTGGGAGCAGTCACTGGGTACTTTACCTATCAGAAGAAGAAATTGTGTTTCAAAAAAAATCAAG AACCAGATCTTGAGGGTGGAGCAGAcaaaccagctgcagcagaggctaAATCGGAACCCCACG aACAAAACACCCTGCTAGAAAACTCCAATCAACAACCATCTGACTAG
- the si:ch211-39i22.1 gene encoding protein TsetseEP isoform X2: MMSYLWILLLGSLLASHANAQAVAPESEETVTEPADSGVDGEDDGAAKTDDLEPTSEPEPAADPEPAADPEPEADPEPAADPEPAADPEPAADPEPTADPEPEPTAVKEPAADPEPEPTAVPEPTADPEPVATTENANLEEVSETSTAPSAGVTTPAALTEDGSGAVTIAAGTEPGPSSVAAETKPSDTPQVFSDADVEESEQTTPVPEDTDTTAEPSMPEVEEELKKEGTLTLQTEKIIEGRKIFNEVGAEIGASTEDTDDSKPKSSKNLAAILSGIIVSAVGAVTGYFTYQKKKLCFKKNQEPDLEGGADKPAAAEAKSEPHEQNTLLENSNQQPSD; this comes from the exons ATGATGTCATACCTGTGGATTCTGCTATTAGGGAGCCTGCTGGCCTCACACGCCAACGCGCAAG CGGTTGCTCCAGAGTCGGAAGAAACTGTAACAGAACCAGCAGATTCAGGAGTTGATGGAGAAGATGATGGCGCAGCAAAGAca GATGACCTTGAGCCAACGTCAGAGCCTGAACCAGCAGCTGACCCTGAACCAGCAGCTGACCCTGAACCAGAAGCTGACCCTGAACCGGCAGCGGACCCTGAACCAGCAGCGGACCCTGAACCAGCAGCTGACCCTGAACCAA cagctgacCCTGAGCCTGAGCCAACAGCAGTTAAAGAACCAGCAGCTGACCCTGAGCCTGAGCCAACAGCAGTTCCAGAACCAACAGCTGACCCTGAGCCAGTGGCTACAACTGAGAATGCAAATTTGGAAGAAGTGTCAGAGACATCTACAGCACCGTCTGCAGGTGTGACGACCCCAGCAGCACTTACAGAAGATGGCTCTGGAGCAGTTACAATTGCTGCTGGCACAGAACCTGGACCTTCCTCAGTGGCTGCTGAAACTAAACCATCTGACACACCACAAg TTTTCTCAGATGCTGACGTGGAAGAGTCTGAACAAACAACTCCTGTACCTGAGGATACTGACACAACTGCTGAACCCTCTATG ccTGAAGTAGAAGAAGAGCTCAAAAAGGAAGGAACCCTTACtctgcagacagagaaaataa TTGAAGGCCGAAAGATTTTTAAcgaag taGGTGCAGAGATTGGTGCCAGTACAGAAG ATACAGACGATTCCAAACCTAAAA GCTCTAAAAATTTAGCAGCAATCCTGTCTGGAATCATTGTGTCTGCAGTGGGAGCAGTCACTGGGTACTTTACCTATCAGAAGAAGAAATTGTGTTTCAAAAAAAATCAAG AACCAGATCTTGAGGGTGGAGCAGAcaaaccagctgcagcagaggctaAATCGGAACCCCACG aACAAAACACCCTGCTAGAAAACTCCAATCAACAACCATCTGACTAG